In one Sphingobacterium daejeonense genomic region, the following are encoded:
- the lpxK gene encoding tetraacyldisaccharide 4'-kinase: MQWLRWLLFPFTILYTLIIWVRNKLYDLKVFPSQTFPVKTIVVGNLAVGGAGKSPLTQKLIQYFSNKYRVATLSRGYGRKTKGFRLVEVEDSVENVGDEPLQFKKNFPNITIAVNENRTEGIEILQKDHDLIILDDAFQHRKVTPKCSILLFEYNSILNPIFLLPTGNYRDTFNQTKRADIVLITKCPDEIPAMEKNKIESKIKSYNKTTTIYYSKIGYKELIPISENATGIIGLPKNVLLVTGIANPQPLAEYLRINAVKKEHLKFPDHHNFDEFDYKVINARFEKLNADGDCILLTTEKDAQRLLLNRLEGIPVYYIPIDIIIEDEDQFFQELETSILR, encoded by the coding sequence ATGCAATGGCTTCGATGGTTACTATTTCCTTTTACCATCCTCTATACCCTTATCATATGGGTTAGAAACAAGTTGTATGACCTAAAGGTCTTCCCCTCACAAACTTTTCCTGTCAAGACTATTGTGGTTGGGAATTTGGCCGTCGGAGGTGCTGGCAAAAGTCCGCTGACCCAAAAACTAATCCAATACTTTAGCAACAAATACCGTGTCGCTACCTTAAGCAGAGGGTACGGCAGAAAAACCAAAGGCTTTAGATTGGTGGAAGTAGAAGACAGTGTTGAAAATGTTGGTGATGAACCTTTACAGTTTAAAAAGAACTTCCCAAATATTACTATTGCCGTTAATGAAAATAGAACAGAAGGAATAGAAATCCTTCAGAAAGATCATGATTTAATAATATTGGATGATGCTTTTCAACACCGTAAGGTAACTCCAAAATGTTCTATTCTCCTTTTTGAATATAACTCCATTCTCAATCCGATCTTTTTATTACCTACTGGTAATTATAGAGATACTTTTAATCAAACCAAAAGAGCAGATATTGTTCTCATCACTAAATGTCCAGATGAAATTCCGGCCATGGAAAAGAATAAAATTGAGTCCAAAATAAAATCATACAACAAAACGACTACTATTTATTACAGCAAAATTGGTTATAAAGAATTGATTCCTATATCTGAAAACGCCACAGGAATCATAGGTCTCCCAAAAAATGTTTTGTTGGTAACGGGTATTGCGAATCCGCAACCTTTAGCAGAATACTTAAGGATAAATGCCGTAAAAAAGGAGCATCTCAAGTTTCCTGACCACCACAACTTTGATGAATTTGATTATAAGGTAATCAATGCCAGGTTTGAGAAATTAAACGCAGACGGAGATTGTATTCTATTGACTACCGAAAAGGATGCTCAAAGACTTTTATTAAATAGATTGGAAGGCATTCCTGTATATTATATTCCTATCGATATAATAATAGAAGATGAAGATCAATTTTTCCAAGAATTGGAAACTTCTATATTAAGATAA